A window of the Scleropages formosus chromosome 5, fSclFor1.1, whole genome shotgun sequence genome harbors these coding sequences:
- the LOC114910504 gene encoding deleted in malignant brain tumors 1 protein-like produces MRLLDKGLQPTVKPQIQEEQYSDVRLVNGNSPCEGRVEIRHQGEWGTVCGLGWDITDASVVCRQIMFCGDAVAAPQYGHFGAGTGKIWLSYVNCGGSESTLKDCEHHGWGTVYSCGHSEDAGVICSGLAVRLAGGPHLCSGRLEFHHKESWYTVCDTDFDLQDAKVVCRQLGCGTPVQVQGAAVFGKGDDRVWKNKVECGGDERDFVQCLRSSTKETKCTHDTDVGLECFWYTNSRLVDGPDSCSGRVELQYLTEWGTVCDASWDLRAANVLCQQLGCGSAVAVPGQAWFGEGKGSVWADVFECQGKETHLSQCTVSSWNRAPCSHEHDAGVICTGSSPSTLNGTVRLSGGSGCEGQLEVHYQHTWSRVLLDSWSIREASVVCRQLGCGSALRIYSSSLSGTGDTDVCLTGYQCSGTESHLVNCSAPHTLSCSSSRYVFIACSSEYNRSLRLVGDEGGCAGRLEVFHQGSWGTVCGDSWDPNDAQVVCRQLQCGMALRSTSFGPGNGSIWLDEVGCVGNESSLWDCPSAQWGNHDCIHKEDVGVVCSEYKDLRLAEGCSGQLQVYYSDTWGNVCFNQMDTNTASLICQQLNCGKSGNVSSTGSRVKGAPNWLDIVKCRPHDSTLWQCPSSPWGQNKCDDEDEVALITCDPGEKTDVPRSYVQCSTAASQKLCSNHLPLRLRGDSSTCSGRVELRYEGSWGTICDDLWDINDAQVVCRQLGCGAALKAHGNAAFGRGNGSIWLNEVKCRGDELHLWGCPHSLQDHTTSCSHKEDAGVTCEGMSFEHVTAKETTQTSTTTTTAKPGITTFSLYAYAVLLYISYIPSVL; encoded by the exons ATGCGGCTGCTGGACAAGGGGCTACAGCCGACTGTGAAGCCCCAGATTCAGGAAGAACAAT ACAGTGATGTGAGGCTGGTGAATGGAAACAGTCCTTGTGAGGGAAGAGTGGAAATTCGTCATCAAGGAGAGTGGGGAACTGTGTGTGGTTTGGGCTGGGATATAACTGATGCCTCAGTGGTGTGTAGACAGATCATGTTCTGTGGAGATGCTGTAGCAGCACCGCAATACGGACACTTTGGAGCAGGAACAGGAAAGATCTGGTTGTCCTACGTGAACTGTGGAGGTTCAGAATCTACACTGAAGGACTGTGAACATCACGGATGGGGTACTGTTTATAGCTGCGGACATTCTGAAGACGCTGGAGTCATCTGCTCAG gtTTAGCTGTACGCCTGGCAGGGGGACCTCACCTGTGTTCTGGGAGACTAGAATTCCATCATAAAGAATCATGGTACACAGTGTGTGACACCGACTTTGACCTCCAGGACGCAAAGGTTGTGTgtcgacagctgggctgtgggacacCTGTACAGGTGCAGGGAGCAGCAGTTTTTGGTAAAGGGGACGACCGGGTGTGGAAGAACAAGGTTGAGTGCGGAGGTGATGAACGTGACTTTGTTCAGTGTTTACGATCATCCACAAAGGAGACAAAGTGCACTCATGACACTGATGTgggactggagtgttttt GGTACACAAACAGCAGACTGGTGGATGGCCCAGACTCCTGTTCCGGGAGGGTGGAGTTACAGTACCTCACTgagtggggcacagtgtgtgatgcatcctgggatctgagagcagccaatgtcctctgtcagcagctgggctgtggcaGCGCTGTGGCAGTAccaggacaggcctggtttggagAGGGCAAGGGTTCCGTCTGGGCtgatgtgtttgagtgtcaggggaaggagacacacctgtcccagtgTACTGTTTCTTCATGGAACCGAGCTCCATGCTCTCATGAACATGATGCAGGAGTCATCTGTACTG GATCATCTCCCTCAACCCTCAATGGGACTGTCCGACTGTCTGGAGGAAGTGGCTGTGAGGGTCAGTTGGAGGTTCACTACCAGCACACCTGGAGCAGAGTtctcctggactcctggagcATCAGGGAGGCTtctgtggtctgcagacagctgggctgtggttctGCACTGAGGATCTACAGCTCCTCCCTGTCTGGGACAggggacactgatgtgtgtctcacagggtatcagtgctctgggactgagtCTCACCTGGTCAACTgcagtgctccacacacactcagctgtaGTTCTAGCCGATATGTGTTCATAGCATGTTCCAGTGAGTACA ACAGGTCCCTGAGGCTGGTGGGTGATGAGGGCGGCTGTGCAGGGAGGCTAGAGGTGTTCCAccagggctcctgggggacagtgtgtgGTGACTCCTGGGATCCgaatgatgctcaggtggtgtgcaggcagCTCCAATGTGGGATGGCTCTCCGCTCTACCTCTTTTGGTCCAGGAAATGGATCTATATGGCTGGATGAGGTTGGCTGTGTGGGGAACGAATCATCTCTGTGGGACTGTCCTTCTGCCCAGTGGGGAAACCATGACTGCATTCACAAGGAGGATGTGGGAGTTGTGTGTTCAG AATACAAAGATCTGAGACTGGCTGAAGGTTGTTCTGGCCAGTTGCAGGTTTATTACAGTGACACCTGGGGAAACGTGTGTTTCAATCAGATGGACACAAACACTGCGAGTTTAATATGTCAGCAGCTCAACTGTGGGAAGAGTGGAAATGTTTCTAGTACAGGATCTCGAGTGAAAGGAGCTCCAAACTGGCTGGATATTGTCAAATGTCGCCCACATGACTCCacactgtggcagtgtccatcctctccctggggacagaataaatgtgatgatgaGGACGAAGTGGCCCTCATTACCTGTGACC CTGGAGAGAAGACTGATGTTCCACGTAGCTATGTACAGTGTTCTACTGCTGCCAGCCAGAAACTGTGTTCCA ACCACCTGCCCCTCAGGCTGCGGGGGGACAGCAGCACGTGCTCAGGGAGAGTGGAGCTAAGGTATGAGGGCTCCTGGGGGACCATCTGTGATGACTTATGGGACATAAATGATGCCcaggtggtctgcagacagctgggctgtggggcAGCACTGAAGGCTCATGGGAACGCTGCATTTGGGAGAGGAAACGGCTCCATTTGGCTCAATGAGGTGAAGTGCAGGGGTGATGAGCTCCACCTGTGGGGCTGTCCTCACTCTCTTCAGGACCACACgacctcctgctctcacaaAGAGGATGCTGGTGTCACCTGTGAAG gGATGTCTTTTGAACATGTGACTGCCAAGG aaactacACAAACATCCACAACTACAACCACAGCAAAACCAGGTATTACTACATTCTCTCTGTATGCATATGCAGTGCTTCTCTACATTAGTTACATACCTTCTGTCCTTTGA
- the LOC114910505 gene encoding uncharacterized protein LOC114910505 encodes MLFTSLYFSFILGAFLFLLLVLLAGQLYQNRVLKRALYQGGLTPLHEAIYEEIEYNLTRGETYRGARKGSVLSEDVPSGYEDVEDSEGDPLSGTDEKKEYYDDAFPMEKSAGGLSEDLRTGDTAEDYDDAVTTGQSPGSALMGTQDTEEDYDDAVGVEQSPHVLPGEKALTTLPPGEGPPREGPPGEGPPGPDHTDYDDVGDGGSSAVLESLCDSESSLCLKVLLPKASNQQAHQDLMFLK; translated from the exons ATGTTGTTCACTTCACTGTATTTCTCCTTTA TATTGGGGGCTTTTCTCTTcttgctgctggtgctgctggctgGACAGTTGTACCAAAACAGGGTTCTCAAGAGAG CCCTGTACCAAGGGGGTCTTACCCCTCTACATGAGGCCATCTATGAGGAGATAGAATACAACCTGACCAGGGGAGAGACATACAGAGGTGCCAGGAAAG gaagtgtcctgtctgaggaTGTGCCCTCTGGGTACGAAGATGTGGAGGACAGTGAGGGAGACCCCCTCTCAG ggacagatgagaagaaagaaTACTATGATGATGCTTTTCCTATGGAAAAAAGTGCAGGTGGTCTGTCAG AGGATCTGCGTACAGGAGACACAGCAgaggactatgatgatgctGTTACCACAGGACAGAGTCCAG GTTCAGCACTGATGGGGACACAAGACACAGAGgaggactatgatgatgctGTGGGTGTAGAACAGAGTCCACATGTGTTACCAG GAGAGAAAGCATTGaccactctgccccctggtgAGGGACCCCCTCGTGAGGGACCCCCTGGTGAGGGACCCCCTGGTCCTGACCAcactgactatgatgatgtGGGAGACGGAGGATCGTCTGCAGTTCTGGAATCTctctgtgactcagagtccagTCTGTGTCTGAAGGTCCTTCTGCCCAAAGCTTCAAACCAACAGGCTCATCAAGATCTGATGTTTCTAAAGTAG